The Chitinophaga pinensis DSM 2588 region CACCACACTGATACCTTTTGGTGTTGCAGCATACAGATAATTACCCGACAATGCCAGCGCATAGGTTGAGTCAAAAGGCAGCGCACCCTTGGCAACAATGCGATAGTCATCTTCAATATCGCTTACTGTCAACGTAGTGGAAGAAACTGGATAACACAGTCGCTTTGCCGGGTTAGGTGCAGCATAGATATGACGGCCAGCAGGCAACATCGCATAACAGGAACTTAAATTGGTCAGCATCGTCCTGTATTGTATAATCAATGGATCACTGATATCGTACAATGAACCACCTGTTCCTCTGACATCGGTTGTAATTAACATGTCATTAAATGCATACAGACTATCCATTACTTCACCGGTCTGATACCTCGATTGCTGTACCGGGGCCAGTGGTTGTGTAACAGAATAGGACACGATATCTGTGTTGTCAGCCAGATAAATATGCCCTTTATTGCCCACTATACCGGCGCTCAGGCGAGGGCGCTGTTCGCCATATCCATCATAATATCTGAATTGCGTGCGGCATTTGGGATCATTCACCTTTGTCAGGTGCCAGCCGATCACGGTACCCTTTGTAGGGACAGGGCATTCGAAATATACGTTGCGGAAAGGCGGGAAATCCTTCTGGGTCCAGACCCTGGACACACGCGCTACATGCGTTACGGAGGGCAGTTCCTTCAGCGGGACCACTATCAGGTCATTATAATTATCTGCATACAGATAATCGCCCTCTATCAGGGCTTTCTGAAAACCGGGAATACGCAGAAATCCGGTCTTCACGGGGTGCGCAGGATCCTGATAAGAAATGATATGCAATCCGGAGTCACTTTCCTCCTGGAGGATATAAGTGCCGTAGGTATACAATTTTCCAGCGTTCCGTATGGCTCTAGCTGGTTGATAGCTGATCTGCCGGAGATTGGGATTATTGTCGTAAACAGGCACGTAAGCATCCACGTAACCACGTTCCCAGCGATCGTCCAAACATCCCCCCAACAAAAAACAAGTAATTAACAGTACATAGGTCAGTAATAGGCGGGCCATTATAGGTATTTTACAATTAAGCGGACAGAGATAACCGGAAGTTACACGTGAAGGGTTAAAAAAAAGTTAAGGCCCGCCAATAGAAAAGCCGTCCGTCACAAGACGAACGGCCTCCATTCTCTGAACATACCCGTTTCTTCCGCCAGAAACGGCCACTATTTTTACCAGCCCGGATTATTAGGCAATACAGCCGCATTCAGGGACACCTCACGCTGCGGTACCGGCCACAGATAATCACGTGGTACCTGGAAACTACGTTGTTCCGCCAGTACATGTTTACCATAATCATCCTTCCTGTTCGCATCGAAGTTGTTCAGGATACCGTATGCCGGTCCTGCCATCACCGTTTCTGCGATCTTCCAGCGACGGATATCAAACAGACGGTTGTCTTCCAGCGGGAACTCTACTCTTCTTTCTCTTCTCACCGCTTCCCGCAGGGCTACCTGTCCGCTCACCTTCGCAGCTGTCAGAACAGGCATCATTACATCAGTTCTTTGTCTTACCTGGTTGATAGCGTCATATACGGACTGATCAATCTGGTTGGCTTCAATTTTAGCTTCCGCATAATTGAGCAGCACTTCTGCATAACGCATTAACACCACGTCGTTGTAGGAGTTATTATCCCAGTTACCCTGAATATCGCGAGGGACATATTTCTTGTAGTAATAACCAGTGAAAGATGCGTTTCCTTTGCCCAATGCATCCAGACTATTCAGTTTGGTCACATCGATGGTTACGTCATTCACCTGTACCCCTGGCACTACCACGGTCATTTTCAGACGTGGGTCGCGATTATCAAACGGATGTGCCGGGTCATAGGTAGCTGACTTGTCGATTGTCAGACCGTCTGTACACTCATAGGCATCTACCAGTGATTGCAATGGCGTAATCTCTGACCATCCACCCAGTGAAGGTCCGCCAACCCAGGTAGCCATCGCATTAGGCTGTGTGTTTTTCACATAGCGTGCAGAGAAGATGATCTCATGGCTGTTTTTGTTGGTACCATCAAAAAGACTCAGGTAATTTGGATCGATGATGTAAGTACCCAGGGTC contains the following coding sequences:
- a CDS encoding LVIVD repeat-containing protein; the protein is MARLLLTYVLLITCFLLGGCLDDRWERGYVDAYVPVYDNNPNLRQISYQPARAIRNAGKLYTYGTYILQEESDSGLHIISYQDPAHPVKTGFLRIPGFQKALIEGDYLYADNYNDLIVVPLKELPSVTHVARVSRVWTQKDFPPFRNVYFECPVPTKGTVIGWHLTKVNDPKCRTQFRYYDGYGEQRPRLSAGIVGNKGHIYLADNTDIVSYSVTQPLAPVQQSRYQTGEVMDSLYAFNDMLITTDVRGTGGSLYDISDPLIIQYRTMLTNLSSCYAMLPAGRHIYAAPNPAKRLCYPVSSTTLTVSDIEDDYRIVAKGALPFDSTYALALSGNYLYAATPKGISVVDVSSAPALTRLADKEAVPYIDLVIRGTQLYCRSNISIDCYDISSPAAIKVISKLVY
- a CDS encoding RagB/SusD family nutrient uptake outer membrane protein, which produces MKKLSIILALAGLASVSACKKVLDEQPQDAVSRETFWLTEDDAINAVNNCYRRLGDVDNRMFISCVTDDSYAWSNWPSDAIYVGNGSASISTGMFDNFWSNFYKMIASCNDVLENIDRDKALSEAMLTRLKGEARFIRAYAYQQLIGLYGDVVLRTTISPTSEFVMKRTSRADVAAFIVKELDEISAALPVSYDAGEEGRATRGAALALKSRVLLYEGQYAEAATAAQAAMTLGTYIIDPNYLSLFDGTNKNSHEIIFSARYVKNTQPNAMATWVGGPSLGGWSEITPLQSLVDAYECTDGLTIDKSATYDPAHPFDNRDPRLKMTVVVPGVQVNDVTIDVTKLNSLDALGKGNASFTGYYYKKYVPRDIQGNWDNNSYNDVVLMRYAEVLLNYAEAKIEANQIDQSVYDAINQVRQRTDVMMPVLTAAKVSGQVALREAVRRERRVEFPLEDNRLFDIRRWKIAETVMAGPAYGILNNFDANRKDDYGKHVLAEQRSFQVPRDYLWPVPQREVSLNAAVLPNNPGW